Proteins from a single region of Penaeus monodon isolate SGIC_2016 chromosome 12, NSTDA_Pmon_1, whole genome shotgun sequence:
- the LOC119579423 gene encoding compound eye opsin BCRH1-like → MIHPHWNNYPPVNPMWHYVLGCIYIILGCLSFFGNGLVILLYLKNKFLRTPSNQLVLNLAISDFLMLMTQFPFFTYNCFSGGVWMFSETFCEIYAFFGAITGIASIWTLSFISYDRYNVIVKGVSGTPLTSGRATLFVLFSWIYAIAWSLPPFFGWGKYIPEGILDSCSFDYLTRDDNLRSYGISIFVFDFCVPLFTIVFSYISIVEAIFAHEAAMREQAKKMNVSNLRSNQDAQTQSAEVRIAKVACTNVALWVVCWTPYAAIVVQGLFFNQSPITPLVTMLPALLAKSSACYNPIVYAINHPKFRVALQKQMPWFCIHENTETSSSKSDTKSIETKEAKEDA, encoded by the exons ATGATTCACCCTCACTGGAACAACTACCCTCCGGTCAACCCCATGTGGCACTATGTGCTTGGTTGCATCTACATCATCCTGGGCTGTCTCTCATTCTTTG GTAATGGGCTGGTGATCCTGCTTTACCTGAAGAACAAGTTCCTGCGAACGCCATCCAATCAGCTGGTCCTTAACCTGGCCATCAGCGACTTCCTCATGCTGATGACCCAGTTCCCCTTCTTCACCTACAACTGCTTCAGCGGAGGAGTGTGGATGTTCAGCGAGACCTTCTGTGAGATCTACGCCTTCTTCG GGGCCATCACTGGCATTGCATCCATCTGGACGCTGTCCTTCATCTCCTATGACCGGTACAACGTGATCGTGAAGGGCGTGAGTGGAACGCCCTTGACCTCTGGAAGGGCCACCCTTTTCGTCCTCTTTTCCTGGATCTACGCCATCGCATGGTCGCTGCCACCCTTCTTCGGCTGGGGAAAGTACATTCCTGAGG GTATCCTGGATTCCTGCTCCTTCGATTACCTCACCCGCGATGACAACCTTCGATCCTATGGAATCAGCATCTTCGTCTTTGACTTCTGCGTGCCTCTCTTCACCATCGTCTTCTCTTACATTTCCATTGTGGAGGCCATTTTCGCCCACGAGGCCGCCATGAGGGAGCAGGCCAAGAAGATGAACGTGTCCAACCTCAGGTCAAACCAG GATGCCCAGACGCAGTCCGCTGAGGTGCGCATCGCCAAGGTTGCCTGCACCAACGTGGCTCTGTGGGTGGTCTGCTGGACGCCCTACGCCGCTATCGTCGTCCAG GGATTGTTCTTCAACCAGAGCCCCATCACGCCTCTCGTGACCATGCTGCCTGCCCTTCTGGCAAAGTCTTCCGCCTGCTACAACCCCATCGTCTATGCCATCAACCATCCTAAGTTCAGAGTG GCCCTCCAGAAGCAGATGCCTTGGTTCTGCATTCACGAGAACACCGAGACTTCCTCCTCCAAGTCAGACACCAAGTCCATTGAGACGAAAGAAGCCAAGGAGGACGCCTAA